From a region of the Opitutia bacterium genome:
- a CDS encoding cystathionine gamma-synthase family protein, with protein sequence MSKLTPEESARLHPETLALSLGFDPFLSEGAVKPPVFLTSTFAFKKSEDGKKFFAWMRGEGGAPTGKHQAGLIYSRFNNPNLEIFEDRMAMWEGMRGALSFSSGMAAIATALLATHNPGDEMIVCAPLYGGTETFMRGFLTKFGIKSHFIHAGITAVDEAKALLGPKTRSIFVETPANPNNKLTDLAAMREASATHRTADGRSVLIIVDNTVAGPVFCQPAKFGADVVLYSATKYIGGHSDVVGGVVLANDFALLKATAGLRNSLGGMPNPHTAWLLTRSLETLKIRAEAAAANAQKCAEFLVAHPKVRAVGFLGLLKSSDPEYAIYRKQQTGPGSLISLFVKGGEAEAFRFLDALKVIKLAVSLGSTESLAQHPAAMTHSGLTPEAKKASGVSDDLVRISIGIENADDLIWDLGQALDQM encoded by the coding sequence TGTCCAAGCTGACCCCTGAAGAATCCGCCCGTCTGCATCCCGAAACTCTCGCGCTCAGCCTCGGTTTCGATCCGTTCCTGAGTGAAGGCGCGGTGAAGCCGCCGGTGTTCCTCACGTCGACGTTCGCGTTCAAGAAGTCGGAGGACGGCAAGAAGTTCTTCGCGTGGATGCGCGGCGAGGGCGGTGCGCCGACGGGCAAGCACCAGGCGGGGCTGATCTACTCGCGTTTCAACAATCCCAACCTCGAGATCTTCGAGGATCGCATGGCGATGTGGGAAGGCATGCGCGGCGCGCTGAGTTTCTCGAGCGGCATGGCGGCGATCGCCACGGCGTTGCTCGCGACGCACAATCCGGGCGACGAGATGATCGTGTGCGCGCCGCTCTACGGCGGCACGGAGACGTTCATGCGCGGGTTCCTGACGAAGTTCGGCATCAAGTCGCATTTCATCCACGCGGGCATCACCGCCGTGGACGAGGCGAAGGCGCTGCTCGGGCCGAAGACGCGCTCGATCTTCGTCGAGACGCCGGCCAATCCGAACAACAAGCTCACCGATCTCGCCGCGATGCGCGAGGCGTCGGCCACGCACCGCACGGCCGACGGGCGTAGCGTGCTCATCATCGTCGACAACACGGTGGCGGGTCCGGTGTTTTGCCAGCCGGCGAAGTTCGGCGCGGACGTCGTGCTCTACTCGGCGACGAAATACATCGGCGGCCACTCGGACGTCGTTGGCGGCGTGGTGCTCGCCAATGATTTCGCGCTGCTCAAGGCCACGGCGGGTCTGCGCAACAGCCTCGGCGGCATGCCGAATCCGCACACCGCGTGGCTGCTCACGCGCTCGCTCGAAACGCTCAAGATCCGCGCCGAGGCGGCGGCCGCCAACGCGCAGAAGTGCGCGGAGTTTCTCGTCGCGCATCCGAAAGTGCGTGCCGTGGGTTTCCTCGGTTTGCTCAAGTCGAGCGATCCGGAATACGCGATCTACCGGAAACAGCAGACCGGCCCCGGTTCGCTGATCTCGCTCTTCGTGAAGGGCGGCGAGGCGGAGGCGTTCCGATTCCTCGACGCGCTGAAGGTCATCAAGCTCGCGGTCTCGCTCGGCTCCACCGAGTCGCTGGCGCAGCATCCGGCGGCGATGACGCACTCCGGTCTCACGCCCGAGGCGAAGAAGGCGAGCGGCGTGTCCGACGACTTGGTGCGCATCTCCATCGGCATCGAAAATGCCGACGACCTGATCTGGGATCTCGGACAGGCGCTCGACCAGATGTGA
- a CDS encoding murein L,D-transpeptidase — MRNVSSGGPSPHFTVSQAAARLPAPAPRLNLRAVRVILSTLRPSLAALLLASAAALPLSAQDQPAAQESTAEETAAAFEPRPPANLLEAQIELHRRGFSCGSIDGVRGTQTAGALRAFQRSQQLKETGELDQLTREALQLTEEPLGEHTLTAEELSSLHPVPDTWVGKSEMERLGYATALELVAERHRSNPKLIRQLNPDVNWDELMAGAVLKVPNIGTVLLEGHAALLHVRLAERELEVTDPDGKLIAHFPVSIAKMVEKRPVGQLTIKVIIPDPNYTFDPAVFPESAEAQTLDHKLILSPGPNNPVGVAWIGLDRPGYGIHGTPEPEKVGRTESHGCFRLANWDARTLLALVEVGLPVIVEP; from the coding sequence ATGCGGAACGTTTCATCCGGCGGACCGTCGCCACATTTCACCGTTTCGCAAGCTGCCGCCCGCTTGCCAGCCCCGGCGCCGCGCCTCAACCTCCGCGCCGTGCGGGTAATCCTCTCAACGCTCCGTCCCTCCCTCGCCGCGCTGCTTCTCGCCAGCGCGGCCGCGCTCCCCCTGTCTGCCCAGGATCAACCGGCCGCGCAGGAATCGACCGCCGAGGAAACCGCCGCCGCCTTCGAGCCGCGCCCGCCGGCGAATTTGCTCGAAGCCCAAATCGAGCTGCATCGCCGCGGCTTCTCGTGCGGCTCGATCGATGGCGTGCGCGGCACGCAAACCGCCGGAGCGTTGCGCGCGTTCCAGCGCAGCCAGCAACTCAAGGAAACCGGCGAACTTGACCAGCTCACGCGCGAGGCGCTGCAATTGACCGAAGAGCCGCTCGGCGAACACACGCTCACCGCCGAGGAGCTCTCCTCGCTGCATCCGGTGCCCGACACCTGGGTCGGCAAGTCCGAGATGGAACGCCTCGGCTACGCCACCGCGCTCGAACTCGTCGCCGAGCGCCACCGCTCCAACCCGAAGCTGATCCGCCAGCTCAACCCCGACGTGAACTGGGATGAGCTCATGGCCGGCGCCGTGCTCAAGGTGCCGAACATCGGCACCGTCCTCCTCGAAGGCCACGCTGCCCTCCTCCACGTGCGTCTCGCCGAACGCGAACTCGAGGTGACCGACCCCGACGGGAAGCTCATCGCGCACTTTCCCGTCTCGATCGCGAAGATGGTGGAGAAGCGCCCCGTCGGACAGCTCACGATCAAGGTCATCATCCCCGATCCGAACTACACGTTCGACCCCGCGGTCTTCCCTGAGTCGGCGGAAGCGCAGACGCTCGACCACAAATTGATCCTCTCGCCCGGTCCCAACAATCCCGTCGGCGTCGCGTGGATCGGACTCGATCGCCCCGGCTACGGCATCCACGGGACGCCGGAGCCGGAAAAAGTCGGCCGCACCGAATCGCACGGCTGCTTCCGCCTCGCGAATTGGGACGCGCGCACGCTGCTCGCGCTGGTCGAAGTCGGTCTGCCGGTGATCGTCGAGCCCTGA
- a CDS encoding OsmC family protein, giving the protein MKRSASAIWQGSLKEGKGTLSAPGGALKNTEYSFGSRFASGAGTNPEELIAAAHAGCFAMALSAALGEAGFTPTQLDASAEVNFDNVPPKGWTITASRLTLKAQVPGIAPEKFQEVAAKAKANCPISRVLNAEISLDATLV; this is encoded by the coding sequence ATGAAACGTTCCGCATCCGCCATCTGGCAAGGTTCCCTCAAGGAAGGCAAAGGCACGCTGTCCGCCCCGGGCGGGGCGTTGAAGAACACGGAGTATTCGTTCGGCTCGCGCTTCGCTTCCGGCGCCGGCACGAATCCCGAGGAACTGATCGCGGCGGCGCACGCCGGCTGTTTTGCGATGGCGCTGTCGGCCGCGTTGGGCGAGGCCGGCTTCACGCCGACGCAGCTCGACGCGAGCGCGGAGGTGAACTTCGACAACGTCCCGCCGAAGGGTTGGACGATCACGGCGTCGCGGCTGACTTTGAAGGCGCAGGTCCCCGGAATCGCGCCGGAGAAATTCCAGGAGGTCGCGGCGAAGGCGAAGGCCAATTGCCCGATCTCGCGCGTGTTGAACGCCGAAATCTCGCTCGACGCGACGCTCGTCTGA